One segment of Thermosynechococcus sp. HN-54 DNA contains the following:
- a CDS encoding ribonuclease R family protein, whose protein sequence is MHFTIASLLANFSEDKFVAPKVLEKKLGCDDPESQRELEIVLDALERIGLLIKERGKYRRANDDALIEGRLRCSSKGFCFAIQDTEGAEDIFVREHQLSTAWNGDRVLVRVTREGRRKKSPEGEVKLILERGNPSVIARVKQTEDGFRATPLDDRLLFEIALEPNDLVPDLSTVVDQLVHVNIRRYPLGGYLPTGEIGQILGSDAQSAPALDLICCKHNLVRQFSPALRTAAATLNAQLETLDFSDRQDLRELVTITLVAPGQEPQVAFSLDALEQNLWQLGIHISDVGGLLPRDELLDRTARRQGMTLATPELSLPLLPQELERLRLLPGGDRAAISLLIVINNAGEVQSYRIYRSCIRVDACVTSEQVAATLALGDSSGDWLRALIHLANAVSQQRQARGSTEVTPADALSLAYADEGLAPAIPLPRVTPWTSLVILANELLARHLAKLGVAALYRTQPVPELYAVQDFLKLCQNLNLPLSLDNPAQVTPRDCQRFMAQLATSDLAAVLQELLLDKLKPASDAAVALPHFSLATGEGYGHFCSPLQRYTDIVNQRILHILLTEGRDRRGPRAKERVNLGESSCLEQVNWTVFTTDTQREVDTLVNELAPHLQERERQTYTAWKDLVGLQRVRQVQACIGEVRPGIITGVQSYGFFVELIDFNVEGLVHVSSLKDDWYEYRAHAQTLTGRRNRLRYRLGDCVEVLIKNVDSYRQQVDLAVISGGSQATEEDLNGSSDGGEVLTPPEDDAPENL, encoded by the coding sequence ATGCATTTTACGATTGCCAGTCTGCTTGCCAACTTTAGCGAAGATAAATTTGTTGCCCCCAAAGTTCTCGAAAAAAAACTCGGCTGTGACGATCCTGAGAGCCAGCGAGAACTGGAAATTGTCCTTGATGCCCTAGAACGCATTGGCCTGCTCATCAAAGAACGGGGCAAGTATCGCCGTGCCAATGATGATGCATTGATTGAAGGGCGGCTGCGTTGCTCCAGCAAGGGCTTTTGCTTTGCCATTCAAGATACCGAGGGTGCCGAAGATATTTTTGTGCGCGAGCATCAACTCAGTACCGCTTGGAATGGCGATCGCGTGCTGGTGCGGGTCACCCGTGAAGGCCGCCGCAAGAAATCTCCAGAAGGGGAAGTGAAACTGATCCTTGAGCGGGGAAATCCCTCGGTGATTGCTCGAGTGAAACAGACCGAAGATGGTTTTCGGGCTACGCCCCTCGACGATCGCTTGCTCTTTGAAATTGCCCTTGAACCCAATGACCTCGTGCCCGATCTATCCACTGTGGTGGATCAACTGGTGCATGTGAACATTCGCCGCTATCCCTTGGGGGGGTACCTGCCGACGGGGGAAATTGGCCAGATCCTAGGGAGTGATGCCCAATCGGCGCCTGCTTTGGACTTGATTTGCTGCAAACACAACCTTGTCCGCCAATTTAGCCCAGCCCTGCGGACAGCAGCCGCCACCTTAAATGCCCAGTTGGAAACCTTAGACTTCAGCGATCGCCAAGACTTGCGGGAACTGGTCACCATTACCTTGGTGGCTCCCGGCCAAGAACCCCAAGTGGCCTTTTCCCTCGATGCCCTTGAGCAAAATCTCTGGCAGTTGGGGATTCACATCAGTGATGTGGGGGGATTGCTCCCCCGCGATGAATTGCTGGATCGCACTGCCCGCCGTCAGGGCATGACCCTTGCAACCCCTGAACTGAGTTTGCCCCTATTGCCGCAGGAATTGGAGAGGCTGCGCTTGCTGCCGGGGGGCGATCGCGCTGCCATTTCGCTGCTGATTGTGATCAACAACGCTGGTGAAGTTCAGTCCTACAGGATTTACCGCAGTTGTATCCGCGTCGATGCCTGTGTCACCAGTGAGCAGGTGGCGGCCACCCTTGCCCTAGGGGATAGTTCCGGTGATTGGTTGCGTGCCCTGATTCACCTTGCCAATGCCGTCAGTCAGCAGCGACAGGCACGGGGGAGCACTGAAGTTACCCCAGCAGATGCCCTGAGCCTTGCCTATGCCGATGAGGGTCTCGCCCCCGCCATTCCCCTACCGAGGGTCACCCCTTGGACAAGCTTAGTGATCCTTGCCAATGAACTCCTTGCCCGTCATTTGGCGAAGTTGGGAGTAGCGGCTCTCTACCGCACGCAGCCTGTGCCCGAACTCTATGCGGTGCAGGATTTTCTCAAGCTCTGCCAAAATCTCAACTTGCCCTTGAGCCTAGACAATCCCGCGCAGGTCACGCCCCGTGACTGTCAGCGCTTTATGGCGCAATTGGCCACCTCAGATCTGGCAGCCGTGTTGCAGGAACTCTTGCTCGATAAACTCAAACCCGCCAGCGATGCCGCCGTGGCACTGCCCCACTTTAGTTTGGCCACTGGCGAGGGCTATGGCCATTTCTGCTCGCCCCTCCAACGCTACACTGACATTGTTAATCAGCGCATTTTGCATATTCTTCTGACGGAAGGGCGCGATCGCCGAGGACCAAGGGCAAAAGAGCGCGTCAATCTTGGCGAGTCCAGTTGCTTGGAGCAGGTGAATTGGACCGTCTTCACTACTGATACCCAGCGGGAAGTGGACACTCTCGTTAATGAATTAGCCCCCCACCTCCAAGAGCGGGAGCGGCAAACCTACACAGCTTGGAAGGATTTGGTGGGGCTGCAACGGGTGCGCCAAGTCCAAGCCTGTATCGGCGAAGTGCGTCCCGGTATCATTACCGGCGTACAGTCCTATGGCTTCTTTGTCGAACTGATTGACTTTAATGTTGAGGGCTTAGTCCACGTCAGTTCCCTCAAGGATGACTGGTATGAATACCGTGCCCATGCCCAAACCTTGACGGGTCGGCGTAACCGCTTGCGCTACCGCTTGGGCGATTGCGTTGAAGTCCTGATTAAAAATGTGGATTCCTACCGCCAGCAGGTGGACTTGGCGGTCATTAGTGGTGGCTCCCAAGCGACGGAAGAAGATCTCAACGGCAGCAGTGACGGCGGCGAAGTCCTCACCCCTCCTGAAGATGACGCCCCTGAGAATCTCTAA
- the acpP gene encoding acyl carrier protein: MNQSEILEKVKAIVADQLSVDAEKVVPEASFAEDLNADSLDSVELIMALEEAFGVEIPDEEAEKLKTVQDVLDFINNKVAA; this comes from the coding sequence ATGAATCAATCTGAAATTCTCGAAAAAGTAAAAGCCATTGTTGCCGATCAACTCAGTGTTGATGCAGAGAAGGTTGTGCCCGAAGCAAGTTTTGCCGAGGATCTCAATGCTGACTCCCTTGACTCTGTGGAGTTGATCATGGCACTTGAGGAAGCCTTTGGTGTAGAAATTCCCGACGAAGAGGCGGAAAAACTGAAAACCGTCCAAGATGTCCTTGACTTTATCAACAATAAGGTAGCTGCATAG
- the fabF gene encoding beta-ketoacyl-ACP synthase II — protein sequence MAKAHQKRVVVTGMGAITPLGNTLAEYWEGLMAGRNGIDYITAFDASRHDCRIAGEVRGFDPTLYMDRKDAKRMDRFAQFAVAASKQALADAQLTIDEGNATDIGIIIGTGVGGLKVMEDQQEVYLTKGPDRCSPFMIPMMIANMAAGLTAIHTGAKGPNSCSVTACAAGSNAIGDAFRMVQHGYAKAMICGGTEAAITPLSVAGFAAARALSTRNDDPHHASRPFDLNRDGFVLGEGAGILILEELEFALARGARIYAEMVGYGLTCDAYHMTAPSPGGEGAARAIEACLKDGEIAPDQVSYINAHGTSTPANDSTETAAIKRALGEENARRVPVSSTKSMTGHLLGGSGGIEAIATVMAVAHDRIPPTINLEQPDPACDLDYVPHQSRACPVTVALSNSFGFGGHNVTLAFRKFTPDR from the coding sequence ATGGCAAAGGCGCACCAAAAACGGGTCGTTGTCACGGGGATGGGGGCGATTACCCCCCTCGGCAACACCCTTGCGGAGTATTGGGAAGGGTTAATGGCCGGTCGCAACGGCATTGATTACATCACGGCTTTTGATGCCAGTCGTCATGACTGCCGCATTGCGGGTGAGGTGCGTGGCTTTGATCCCACCCTCTACATGGATCGCAAAGACGCCAAGCGCATGGATCGCTTTGCCCAATTTGCCGTGGCTGCCAGTAAGCAAGCCCTTGCGGATGCCCAATTGACGATTGACGAGGGCAATGCCACTGACATTGGCATCATTATTGGTACGGGTGTGGGTGGCCTAAAGGTGATGGAGGATCAGCAGGAGGTCTATCTCACCAAGGGTCCCGATCGCTGTAGTCCCTTTATGATTCCGATGATGATTGCCAATATGGCCGCCGGACTCACTGCCATTCACACCGGTGCCAAAGGCCCCAATTCCTGTTCCGTGACCGCCTGTGCAGCCGGTTCCAATGCTATTGGCGATGCCTTCCGCATGGTGCAGCACGGTTATGCTAAGGCGATGATCTGTGGCGGCACTGAGGCGGCGATTACCCCCCTATCGGTGGCGGGTTTTGCGGCAGCCCGTGCCCTTTCCACCCGCAATGATGACCCCCACCATGCCAGCCGTCCCTTTGACCTCAACCGCGATGGCTTTGTCCTTGGGGAAGGGGCAGGCATCTTGATCCTTGAAGAATTGGAATTTGCCCTTGCCCGGGGGGCACGCATCTATGCGGAAATGGTGGGCTACGGCTTGACCTGTGATGCCTACCACATGACCGCTCCCTCACCGGGGGGAGAAGGGGCTGCCCGTGCCATTGAAGCCTGCCTCAAGGATGGGGAGATTGCCCCCGATCAGGTGAGCTATATCAATGCCCACGGTACAAGTACCCCCGCCAACGACAGTACGGAAACTGCCGCGATTAAACGTGCCCTTGGCGAGGAAAATGCCCGTCGCGTTCCTGTGAGTTCGACAAAATCCATGACGGGGCACCTGCTGGGGGGGTCGGGTGGCATTGAAGCGATCGCCACGGTAATGGCCGTAGCCCACGATCGCATCCCCCCTACAATTAACTTGGAGCAACCGGATCCCGCCTGCGATCTGGACTATGTTCCCCATCAGAGCCGGGCATGCCCGGTGACGGTGGCTTTGTCCAACTCCTTTGGCTTTGGTGGGCACAACGTCACGTTGGCCTTCCGCAAATTTACTCCCGACCGTTAA
- the tkt gene encoding transketolase yields MPAVTQSLDELCINAIRFLAIDAVQKANSGHPGLPMGAAPMAYVLWNQFMRFNPKNPQWFNRDRFVLSAGHGCMLQYALLYLTGYDSVTIEDIKQFRQWGSRTPGHPENFETPGVEVTTGPLGQGICNAVGLAVAEAHLAARFNKPDIKLVDHYTYVILGDGCNMEGVSSEACSLAGHWGLGKLIALYDDNHISIDGSTDIAFTEDVCKRFEAYGWHVQHVPDGNTDLAGIAKAIEAAKAVTDKPSLIKVTTTIGYGSPNKANTAGVHGTALGSEEVKLTRENLGWPYEPFVVPEDVLSHFRKAIERGASYEAEWNQTLATYRQKYPEEAAEFERLLRGELPANWDANLPSYTPEDKAVATRKHSEICLNAIAPNLPELIGGSADLTHSNLTELKCSGDFQKGQYQNRNIRFGVREHGMAAICNGIALHNSSLIPYCATFLVFADYLRPALRLSALSQAGVIYVMTHDSIALGEDGPTHQPVETLASLRAIPNLLVIRPADGNETAGAYRVAVQRRKQPTLLALTRQNVPNLAGSSAANVAKGAYTLVDCEGTPDLILIGTGSEVSLCVKAAEALSANGKKVRVVSMPSWELFEEQSPEYKASVLPAGVKRLAVEAASSFGWCRYADATVSIERFGASAPGNVLMEKFGFTVDNVVAKANALLS; encoded by the coding sequence ATGCCTGCGGTTACTCAATCCCTTGATGAACTCTGTATTAATGCGATTCGTTTTCTAGCGATCGATGCGGTGCAAAAGGCCAACTCCGGCCACCCCGGTCTGCCCATGGGAGCGGCACCCATGGCCTATGTGCTGTGGAACCAGTTCATGCGGTTTAACCCGAAAAATCCGCAGTGGTTCAATCGCGATCGCTTTGTCCTCTCAGCGGGTCATGGCTGTATGTTGCAGTATGCCCTGCTCTATCTCACCGGCTATGACAGCGTCACCATCGAGGACATCAAGCAATTTCGGCAATGGGGATCGCGCACGCCTGGTCACCCAGAAAACTTTGAAACGCCGGGTGTGGAAGTGACGACGGGTCCTCTGGGTCAAGGGATTTGTAATGCGGTAGGTCTAGCCGTGGCTGAAGCCCATCTGGCAGCGCGCTTCAATAAGCCCGATATCAAACTCGTTGATCACTACACCTACGTCATCCTTGGCGATGGCTGCAACATGGAGGGCGTCTCCAGTGAAGCCTGCTCTCTTGCAGGGCACTGGGGCTTAGGTAAACTCATTGCCCTCTACGATGACAATCACATCTCTATTGACGGCTCCACCGACATTGCCTTTACAGAGGATGTCTGCAAGCGTTTTGAGGCCTACGGTTGGCATGTGCAGCACGTTCCCGATGGCAATACAGATCTGGCGGGCATTGCCAAAGCTATTGAAGCCGCCAAAGCCGTAACCGATAAACCTTCGCTGATTAAGGTCACCACCACGATTGGCTACGGTTCCCCCAACAAAGCCAACACCGCGGGGGTTCACGGCACTGCTCTCGGTTCTGAGGAGGTCAAGCTCACCCGCGAAAACTTGGGTTGGCCCTATGAACCCTTTGTCGTACCCGAGGATGTCCTCAGCCACTTCCGCAAAGCCATTGAGCGCGGTGCCAGCTATGAAGCGGAATGGAATCAAACCCTTGCTACCTATCGCCAGAAATATCCTGAGGAGGCTGCAGAATTTGAACGACTGCTGCGGGGTGAGTTGCCCGCCAACTGGGACGCCAATCTCCCCAGTTACACTCCTGAAGACAAGGCGGTGGCCACCCGCAAGCATTCAGAAATTTGCTTGAACGCGATCGCCCCCAACTTGCCGGAACTCATTGGCGGTTCTGCGGACTTGACCCACTCCAACCTCACCGAACTCAAGTGCTCCGGTGACTTCCAAAAAGGCCAGTACCAAAACCGCAACATCCGCTTTGGCGTGCGCGAACACGGCATGGCTGCCATCTGTAACGGCATTGCCCTCCATAATTCCAGCTTGATTCCCTACTGCGCCACCTTCTTGGTCTTTGCGGATTACCTACGGCCGGCTCTGCGCCTCTCGGCGCTCTCGCAAGCGGGCGTGATCTACGTGATGACCCATGACTCCATTGCCCTTGGGGAAGATGGTCCTACTCACCAACCCGTGGAAACCTTGGCCTCCTTGCGTGCTATTCCCAACCTACTGGTGATCCGTCCTGCCGATGGCAATGAAACCGCTGGTGCCTATCGAGTGGCGGTACAACGGCGCAAGCAGCCCACCCTCCTAGCGCTGACGCGGCAAAACGTTCCCAACTTGGCCGGTAGCTCTGCGGCAAATGTGGCCAAAGGTGCCTACACGCTAGTAGATTGCGAGGGGACGCCCGACTTGATTCTGATTGGGACGGGTTCAGAAGTCTCCCTCTGTGTCAAGGCTGCCGAAGCTCTGAGCGCCAATGGCAAGAAGGTGCGGGTGGTGTCCATGCCCTCTTGGGAACTCTTTGAGGAGCAGTCTCCTGAATATAAAGCAAGTGTGCTCCCTGCGGGGGTAAAACGCCTTGCTGTAGAGGCAGCTTCTAGTTTTGGTTGGTGCCGCTATGCCGATGCAACGGTGTCGATCGAACGCTTTGGCGCCTCGGCTCCCGGTAACGTGCTCATGGAGAAATTTGGCTTCACCGTGGACAATGTGGTGGCCAAGGCCAATGCTCTTCTTAGCTAG
- a CDS encoding DUF3727 domain-containing protein encodes MGSNYQNQQNSNEQPWEEEDFEEEMEQLRLYDDEGRFLDCYIEFRLNVQGETYALLRPVDYPVEIFAVVAENDEEETLVPLEEEEIDAVFDTARAILEEQNLTLKRTALTLTVAGDLPDLDEEDILTVEAEADEEIEEYQPLGSSFFCGTREYSVYTPLSPTLYVARLVPGQEPELLSPQDFQHLQPLLEQHLVSHLLEEEDWED; translated from the coding sequence ATGGGTTCAAACTATCAAAACCAGCAAAACAGTAACGAGCAGCCTTGGGAGGAGGAAGACTTCGAGGAAGAGATGGAGCAACTCCGCCTCTACGACGATGAAGGTCGCTTCCTTGACTGCTACATCGAGTTTCGCCTGAACGTGCAAGGGGAAACCTATGCGCTGCTGCGTCCTGTGGACTACCCCGTAGAAATTTTTGCGGTCGTGGCTGAAAACGATGAGGAAGAAACCTTGGTTCCCCTAGAGGAGGAGGAAATTGATGCTGTCTTTGATACAGCGCGAGCCATCCTTGAGGAACAAAACCTCACCCTCAAGCGCACAGCCCTAACCCTGACCGTTGCCGGCGACCTCCCTGATCTTGATGAAGAGGATATTCTCACGGTGGAGGCGGAAGCTGATGAGGAAATTGAGGAGTATCAGCCCCTTGGGAGTAGCTTCTTTTGTGGTACGCGAGAATACAGCGTTTATACGCCCCTGAGTCCGACGCTCTACGTTGCCCGTCTTGTCCCCGGCCAAGAACCCGAACTGCTTTCTCCCCAAGATTTTCAGCACCTACAGCCCCTCTTGGAACAACATTTAGTGAGCCATTTACTTGAAGAGGAAGACTGGGAAGACTAG
- a CDS encoding aminotransferase class I/II-fold pyridoxal phosphate-dependent enzyme, giving the protein MTISLLAALLAQNHTIPLHTPGHQRGRGMEPLLRALWGTALAQDLSELPGLDNLAQPTGVLAEAQAAVAATAGSDRAWFLVNGATTGLLAALLATVGPGDRVLIGRNVHRSVIAGLVLTGAKPVYLGVAVDPQWGLSLPVTSDIVAAGVAAYPDVKAVVLVSPTYEGLCSPLVEIAQCVHEHGLPLIVDEAHGSHFAYHPAFPVAALAAGADVVVQSWHKTLGTLTQTAVLHLKGERVSPERLSQALNWVQTTSPSYWFLAALERAGWQMAEQGQEIYGRLLEWVKRYAWPLPRWQPPEVPQDPLRLTLGTWPIGLTGFELDELLQPEIMAEFPSGRSLTFCLGLGTSQTMLEILADRLKSVYTEYCHHAPLPPLAIPPIPNLAEPTLAPRDAYFCPQVSVPLKVALDHISAETICAYPPGIPTVIAGERITASVLATLQTLQELGAQIVGAADPSLQTLRICRV; this is encoded by the coding sequence TTGACGATTTCTCTCCTTGCTGCTCTTTTAGCCCAAAACCACACGATTCCCTTACATACGCCCGGCCATCAACGGGGTCGAGGCATGGAGCCGCTGTTGCGTGCCCTTTGGGGAACCGCCCTAGCCCAAGATTTGAGTGAGTTGCCCGGCCTTGATAATTTGGCTCAGCCGACAGGGGTGCTGGCAGAGGCACAGGCAGCGGTAGCGGCGACGGCGGGGAGCGATCGCGCTTGGTTTTTGGTGAATGGTGCCACCACTGGGCTTTTGGCGGCACTTCTGGCCACCGTAGGTCCGGGCGATCGCGTCCTCATAGGTCGGAATGTCCACCGCTCAGTGATTGCGGGACTAGTGTTAACGGGGGCGAAGCCCGTCTACTTGGGAGTTGCGGTTGATCCCCAGTGGGGGCTGTCGTTGCCCGTCACGTCCGACATTGTTGCCGCTGGAGTGGCCGCCTATCCCGATGTCAAGGCAGTTGTGCTGGTGAGTCCCACCTATGAGGGTCTCTGCTCCCCCTTGGTAGAGATTGCCCAGTGTGTCCATGAGCACGGTTTGCCCCTCATTGTCGATGAAGCCCACGGCAGTCATTTTGCCTATCATCCCGCCTTTCCGGTGGCCGCTTTGGCCGCAGGTGCGGATGTGGTGGTGCAGTCGTGGCACAAAACCCTCGGAACGTTAACCCAAACGGCAGTGCTGCATCTTAAGGGGGAGCGGGTGTCTCCTGAGCGCCTGAGTCAAGCGTTGAACTGGGTACAAACCACGAGTCCCAGCTATTGGTTTCTCGCAGCTCTTGAGCGAGCGGGCTGGCAGATGGCTGAGCAGGGACAGGAGATCTACGGGAGGCTACTTGAGTGGGTCAAGCGCTATGCATGGCCCCTGCCCCGTTGGCAACCCCCAGAGGTGCCTCAGGATCCGCTGCGATTGACCCTTGGCACTTGGCCGATTGGACTCACGGGGTTTGAGCTGGATGAGCTGTTGCAACCGGAAATTATGGCAGAGTTTCCCAGCGGGCGATCGCTCACCTTTTGCCTTGGCCTCGGTACCAGCCAAACAATGCTTGAAATCTTGGCTGATCGCCTAAAAAGTGTTTACACCGAATACTGCCACCATGCGCCTCTGCCACCACTGGCCATCCCACCCATCCCTAACCTTGCAGAACCTACGCTCGCACCACGGGACGCCTACTTTTGCCCACAGGTCTCGGTTCCTCTCAAGGTGGCCTTGGATCACATTAGTGCTGAGACAATCTGTGCCTACCCACCCGGAATTCCTACTGTAATCGCTGGGGAACGGATCACTGCCTCAGTGCTTGCAACCTTGCAAACCCTTCAAGAATTGGGTGCGCAGATTGTGGGGGCGGCCGATCCTAGTTTGCAAACGCTGAGAATTTGTAGGGTCTAG
- a CDS encoding helix-turn-helix transcriptional regulator has product MSIPQDDRLEYSLLSERELQVLELVAAGLTNQDIAAKLDISKRTVDNHISNILTKTKSENRVALVRWALAWGKVCLNDVNCCALPTPPAQLHE; this is encoded by the coding sequence ATGTCTATACCGCAAGACGATCGGTTGGAGTATTCACTGCTGTCAGAGCGTGAGCTACAGGTGTTGGAGCTTGTGGCGGCGGGGCTAACCAACCAAGATATTGCCGCCAAATTAGACATCAGTAAGCGCACGGTGGATAACCACATTAGCAATATCCTGACGAAAACCAAATCGGAGAACCGTGTGGCACTCGTGCGGTGGGCGTTGGCGTGGGGTAAGGTTTGCTTGAATGATGTCAATTGTTGTGCATTACCGACCCCCCCTGCCCAGCTCCATGAGTGA
- a CDS encoding pentapeptide repeat-containing protein has translation MESEEFLARYAKGKTNFQTVNLAGVSLVGADLIGIDLRGASLQGVHFQFCHFGRADFSYALLTGACLEGCNFTQAVFNDSHFRDAQCHGCVFDRANLQGADLTLAVFRDCNFLSSDLRQVNLSHTVLVGSCLRGANFRKENYQEGASLVGADLRQVDLQGTNLAGADLSRANLKGANLKEANLNAANLAQANLENTNLQGAILTRAILYEANLGGSNLRQSRLAQADLRGAMLNQADLSQAILSEARLDDAQAQGVNLREAVLNKADLRRTDLTGADLQEARLIDAYLARTNLKGANLRQANLMRADLSSALLLEACLAEALMPDGSVFI, from the coding sequence ATGGAATCTGAAGAGTTTCTAGCTCGCTACGCCAAGGGCAAAACCAATTTTCAAACTGTGAATCTGGCCGGAGTCAGTCTGGTTGGCGCCGATTTAATAGGAATCGATTTGCGCGGTGCTAGTTTACAGGGGGTACACTTTCAATTTTGTCACTTTGGTCGTGCTGATTTTAGTTATGCTCTGCTGACGGGAGCATGCTTGGAGGGGTGCAACTTTACCCAAGCAGTTTTTAACGATAGCCATTTTCGTGATGCTCAGTGTCATGGCTGTGTTTTTGATCGCGCCAATTTACAGGGAGCAGATCTCACGTTGGCGGTTTTTCGCGATTGCAACTTCCTCAGTAGTGATTTGCGACAGGTAAATCTCAGTCATACCGTTTTGGTTGGCTCCTGTCTGCGGGGTGCCAACTTTCGCAAAGAGAACTATCAAGAGGGGGCGAGTCTGGTGGGTGCCGATCTCCGCCAAGTCGATCTCCAAGGTACCAATTTAGCAGGGGCAGATCTATCACGGGCTAACCTCAAGGGAGCCAATCTCAAGGAGGCCAACCTTAATGCCGCCAACCTTGCCCAAGCCAATTTGGAAAATACCAATCTACAGGGAGCGATTCTCACCCGTGCCATCCTCTATGAGGCCAATCTTGGGGGGAGCAATTTACGGCAGTCGCGGCTGGCTCAAGCAGACCTGCGGGGAGCGATGCTCAATCAAGCGGATTTGAGTCAAGCGATTCTCTCAGAGGCGCGACTCGATGATGCCCAAGCTCAAGGGGTGAACTTGCGGGAAGCAGTTCTCAATAAGGCGGATCTGCGGCGTACGGATCTAACGGGGGCAGATTTGCAGGAGGCTCGTCTCATTGATGCCTACCTAGCGCGGACGAATCTCAAAGGCGCCAATTTACGTCAAGCCAACCTGATGCGTGCTGATCTCAGTAGTGCCCTGTTGCTGGAGGCTTGTTTGGCAGAGGCACTGATGCCCGATGGCAGTGTGTTTATCTAA
- a CDS encoding GNAT family N-acetyltransferase: MAEFAAALAPELTIQWVNAIASVPQDQWDALALPLETPFFEWEWLHQIEASGSATPQTGWLPHHLLVWRDRQGQRELVAAAPLYLKGHSQGEFVFDHQWADLATRLGIRYYPKLLGMAPFTPAVGYRFLMAEGVDEVTMTKVMLHEIDRLCQRHRLSSCHFLYVDPQWQPAVEAYGYRPWLHHSYIWQNRNYQTFDDYLADFNANQRRNIKRERKAVAQADFTFRVHRGDEVSRTLLRQMYDFYADTCDKFGWWGSKYLTRQFFEALSDRYRHRVVLFAAYPRNGGQRPIAMSFCITKGANLYGRYWGSAREIDCLHFNACYYEPIEWAIANGIQRFDPGAGGRHKKRRGFPATPNYSLHRFYEPRLAQIFDHYIDEINDEEQRLIDTINADLPMKSL, from the coding sequence ATGGCAGAGTTTGCAGCGGCACTGGCACCAGAGCTAACGATTCAGTGGGTGAATGCGATCGCCAGCGTTCCCCAAGATCAATGGGATGCTCTTGCTTTACCCTTGGAAACCCCCTTCTTTGAATGGGAATGGCTGCATCAAATTGAAGCCTCTGGTAGTGCGACACCGCAAACGGGTTGGCTACCCCATCATCTATTGGTTTGGCGCGATCGCCAGGGTCAGCGGGAACTGGTTGCAGCGGCTCCCCTATATCTCAAAGGCCACAGTCAAGGGGAATTTGTCTTTGATCACCAATGGGCAGATCTGGCCACACGACTCGGGATTCGCTATTATCCAAAACTGCTGGGCATGGCGCCCTTTACGCCGGCGGTGGGCTATCGCTTTCTCATGGCTGAAGGGGTGGATGAGGTCACGATGACCAAGGTGATGCTCCATGAAATTGATCGCCTCTGCCAGCGCCATCGCCTTTCCAGTTGCCACTTTCTCTACGTCGATCCCCAATGGCAGCCCGCTGTCGAAGCCTATGGTTATCGCCCATGGCTACACCACAGTTACATTTGGCAAAATCGCAACTATCAGACCTTTGACGACTATCTGGCGGACTTCAATGCCAACCAACGCCGCAACATCAAGCGGGAACGCAAGGCCGTTGCTCAAGCGGATTTCACCTTTCGTGTCCATCGGGGGGATGAGGTCAGCCGCACTCTGCTGCGCCAAATGTACGATTTCTATGCCGATACCTGTGACAAATTTGGTTGGTGGGGTAGCAAGTACCTGACGCGGCAATTTTTTGAAGCCCTCAGCGATCGCTATCGCCACCGCGTGGTACTCTTTGCTGCCTATCCTAGGAATGGCGGCCAGCGTCCCATTGCCATGTCCTTTTGCATTACTAAGGGAGCCAATCTCTACGGTCGCTATTGGGGCAGTGCTCGCGAAATTGATTGCCTGCACTTTAATGCCTGTTACTACGAACCCATTGAGTGGGCGATCGCCAACGGGATTCAGCGCTTTGACCCCGGTGCCGGCGGACGCCACAAAAAACGGCGGGGTTTTCCAGCCACTCCCAACTACAGCCTGCACCGCTTCTATGAACCGCGGTTAGCGCAAATTTTTGATCACTACATTGACGAAATCAATGACGAGGAGCAACGGCTCATTGACACGATCAATGCCGATCTACCCATGAAGTCTCTCTAA
- the nrdR gene encoding transcriptional regulator NrdR gives MQCPYCHHTDSRVLESRSAEGGQSIRRRRECLECGRRFTTYERIEYVPITVIKRNGDRESFDRSKLLRGIMTACGKTNIPQQKIEALVDDIEADLQLRSRREVTSAELGEAALQRLRHLSEVAYVRFASVYRQFQGISDFVAELAHLQETPASPELVTASQS, from the coding sequence ATGCAGTGTCCCTATTGCCACCATACCGATAGTCGTGTTCTTGAGTCTCGATCGGCAGAAGGGGGGCAAAGTATTCGACGGCGTCGAGAATGTTTGGAGTGCGGTCGTCGCTTTACCACCTATGAGCGGATTGAGTACGTTCCCATTACGGTCATTAAGCGCAATGGCGATCGCGAATCCTTTGATCGCTCGAAATTGTTGCGGGGAATCATGACTGCCTGTGGCAAAACCAACATTCCGCAGCAAAAGATTGAAGCTCTCGTGGATGATATTGAAGCGGACTTGCAGTTGCGATCGCGCCGTGAAGTGACTAGTGCAGAATTGGGGGAAGCGGCACTCCAGCGGCTGCGTCACCTGAGTGAAGTGGCCTATGTCCGTTTTGCCTCGGTCTATCGTCAGTTCCAAGGGATTAGTGACTTTGTTGCTGAACTGGCTCATCTCCAGGAGACCCCTGCCTCGCCAGAGTTAGTGACGGCCTCCCAGTCTTAG